One genomic region from Capra hircus breed San Clemente chromosome 6, ASM170441v1, whole genome shotgun sequence encodes:
- the ETNPPL gene encoding ethanolamine-phosphate phospho-lyase translates to MCELYSKQETLALRRKHIGPSCKVFFAADPIKIVRAQRQYMFDEKGDQYLDCINNVAHVGHCHPEVVKAAQKQMELLNTNSRFLHDNIVEYAKRLSATLPDRLSVCYFTNSGSEANDLALRLARQFRGHQDVITLDHAYHGHLSSLIEISPYKFQKGKDVKKEFVHVAPAPDTYRGKYREDHADPASAYADEVKKIIDEAHNSGRKIAAFIAESMQSCGGQIIPPAGYFQKVAEYVRGAGGVFIADEVQVGFGRVGKHFWSFQMFGEDFIPDIVTMGKPMGNGHPMACVVTTREIAEAFSASGMEYFNTYGGNPVSSAVGLAVLDVIKNEDLQGNATRVGNYLTELLNKQKTKHTLIGDIRGVGLFIGIDLVKDHQQRTPATAEAQHIIYKMKEKRVLLSADGPHRNVLKIKPPMCFTEEDAKFMVEQLDGILTGLEEAVGAETESMISKNTPCRTKMPKEAQSEMLRDSSLESRENPSRKRNGLCTDSLLSKRLRT, encoded by the exons ATGTGCGAGCTGTACAGCAAGCAAGAGACCCTGGCGCTGAGGAGAAAGCACATCGG GCCTTCATGCAAAGTTTTCTTTGCTGCGGATCCCATCAAAATAGTGCGAGCCCAGAGGCAGTACATGTTTGACGAGAAAGGTGACCAGTACTTGGACTGCATCAACAACGTTGCCCATG tggGACACTGCCACCCAGAAGTGGTCAAAGCTGCCCAGAAACAGATGGAACTACTAAATACAAATTCTCGATTCCTCCACGACAACATTGTTGAGTATGCCAAGCGCCTCTCAGCAACCCTGCCGGACAGACTCTCTGTTTGCTATTTTACAAATTCAGG ATCGGAAGCCAATGACTTAGCCTTACGCCTGGCTCGGCAGTTCAGAGGCCACCAAGATGTGATCACTCTTGACCA TGCTTACCACGGTCACCTATCATCTTTAATTGAGATCAGTCCATATAAATTTCAAAAGGGCAAAGATGTCAAGAAAGAATTTGTGCATGTG GCACCAGCTCCAGATACTTACAGAGGAAAATACAGAGAAGACCACGCAGATCCGGCCAGTGCTTACGCAGATGAAGTGAAGAAAATTATTGACGAAGCTCATAACAGCGGAAGAAAG ATTGCTGCCTTTATTGCTGAATCCATGCAGAGTTGTGGCGGACAAATAATTCCTCCAGCAGGCTACTTCCAGAAAGTGGCAGA ATATGTCCGTGGAGCAGGAGGTGTGTTTATAGCTGATGAAGTTCAAGTAGGCTTTGGCCGAGTTGGGAAACATTTCTGGAGTTTCCAAATGTTTGGCGAAGACTTCATTCCAGACATAGTCACAATGGGAAAACCAATGGGCAATGGGCACCCAATGGCATGCGTGGTAACAACCAGAGAAATTGCAGAAGCCTTCAGTGCCTCTGGGATGGAGTATTTCAACACG TATGGAGGAAATCCAGTATCTTCTGCTGTTGGTTTGGCCGTCCTCGATGTAATAAAAAATGAAGACCTTCAAGGAAATGCCACAAGAGTAGGGAATTATCTTACTGAGTTACTGAATAAGCAGAAGACTAAACATACTTTGATAGGAGACATCAG GGGCGTTGGCCTTTTTATCGGGATTGACTTAGTGAAGGACCATCAGCAAAGGACCCCCGCCACAGCAGAAGCTCAGCACATCATCTACAA GATGAAAGAAAAGCGAGTGCTTCTCAGTGCCGACGGACCTCATAGAAACGTACTTAAAATAAAACCGCCTATGTGCTTCACTGAGGAAGATGCCAAGTTTATGGTGGAACAACTTGATGGTATCCTAACAG GTTTAGAAGAAGCCGTTGGAGCTGAAACTGAGAGTATGATCTCTAAGAATACTCCTTGCAGAACCAAG ATGCCCAAGGAAGCACAGTCAGAAATGCTCAGAGACAGCAGCCTGGAATCCAGAGAAAATCCCAGCCGAAAGAGAAATGGATTGTGCACAGATTCACTGCTCAGCAAGAGGCTCAGAACGTGA